Proteins from a single region of Cydia strobilella chromosome 2, ilCydStro3.1, whole genome shotgun sequence:
- the LOC134750136 gene encoding uncharacterized protein LOC134750136, translated as MHCIWKLAFVLSVLFLVENNASSIRTEDVSTKDVPVPKEDNNIDVGSEIPEVLEVDPVADKIEETNTLQCAEIGSFCINHSECCSNACLGYMRRCVSGSG; from the exons ATGCATTGCATTTGGAAACTTGCCTTTGTCCTCTCCGTGCTTTTCCTTGTAGAAAATAATGCAAGCTCTATAAGGACAGAAGATGTCTCCACTAAAGATGTTCCTGTGCCCAAAGAGGATAATAATATAGACGTCGGATCGGAGATTCCTGAGGTGCTGGAAGTAGACCCTGTAGCTGATAAGATAGAAGAGACTAACACTCTACAATGTGCTGAAATCGGATCTTTC tGCATCAACCACTCGGAATGCTGCTCCAACGCCTGTCTGGGATACATGAGGCGATGCGTCTCCGGCTCAGGATAG
- the LOC134750128 gene encoding glutathione S-transferase 1-1 gives MVLKLYVVSDGPPSLSVRQALALLEIPFQQIDVDFGKGEHMTEEYALMNPQKEIPVMNDDGFFLSESNAILQYICDKYQPGTPLYPVDPQIRAVVNHRLCFNLSTYYANISAYTMAPIFFDYERTPLGLKRVHMALDVFETYLTRAGTTHAAADHLTIADFQLINSTMTLEAIGFDFSKYEKVSQWYEDFKKDYPELWKISEDAMKEIQHFNANPPDLSHMNHPIHPIRKIKK, from the exons ATGGTTCTAAAACTATACGTGGTGTCGGATGGGCCACCGTCGCTGTCAGTGCGGCAGGCTCTGGCCCTGCTTGAGATACCCTTCCAGCAGATTGATGTAGACTTCGGCAAAGGAGAGCACATGACCGAGGAGTATGCGCTG ATGAACCCACAAAAGGAGATCCCGGTCATGAACGACGACGGTTTCTTCCTCAGCGAGAGCAACGCTATCCTGCAGTACATCTGCGATAAGTACCAGCCGGGCACACCTCTTTACCCCGTGGATCCACAGATAAG GGCCGTAGTAAATCACCGGCTATGCTTCAACCTCTCCACCTACTACGCGAACATATCGGCTTACACG ATGGCACCCATATTCTTTGATTACGAACGGACGCCACTCGGGCTGAAGAGAGTGCACATGGCGCTGGATGTGTTCGAGACGTACCTCACCCGCGCCGGCACCAcgcacgccgccgccgaccaCCTCACCATCGCCGACTTCCAGCTCATCAACTCCACTATGACCCTCGAAGCTATTGGATTTGACTTCTCCAAATATGAAAAG GTCAGCCAGTGGTACGAGGACTTCAAAAAAGACTATCCAGAGCTATGGAAGATCTCGGAAGACGCGATGAAGGAGATCCAGCACTTCAACGCCAACCCTCCAGACTTGAGCCACATGAACCACCCAATCCACCCCATTCGTAAAATTAAGAAAtag
- the LOC134748755 gene encoding WAS/WASL-interacting protein family member 1-like translates to MIARSLVLKVLHASLLVSSVLSEDVRAKRQAGYVYDRPSISFDLPPRTTGAPTQGTQAPNVDRTRGGAQQMFYAYPAPAGGSVDIGYSTTGSTAGTTATTAGGYSYGGAQAGAGGGYAGGGGYGGGGGGGGYGGAGGGAGGGYGGGDGAGGGGNGGGGGDAGAGYSYDAPSTAAPRPSPTPGTPGTVSTNAPEYLPPVGGGSVSIGGSTGGYTSPTPGSNPTPGTSPTPGTSPTPAPTPTAAYLPPNPSTPAPPPPPSSPAPPPPPPPPRQDPGAGYFLPVPSPPFPPPAGTPPPPPPPTAGYLPPVSSPAPTPGTVSTPAATYLPPVFKK, encoded by the coding sequence ATGATTGCAAGATCATTGGTTTTAAAAGTTTTACACGCTTCGCTTCTAGTATCGAGTGTCCTTTCCGAAGATGTCCGAGCGAAGCGGCAAGCCGGGTACGTGTATGATAGACCGAGTATATCCTTTGATCTGCCTCCTCGGACAACGGGGGCACCTACACAAGGCACTCAAGCCCCTAATGTTGACAGGACACGAGGTGGAGCGCAACAGATGTTTTACGCGTACCCGGCGCCTGCAGGCGGCTCCGTGGACATAGGGTACTCCACCACGGGTTCCACTGCTGGGACCACAGCGACAACGGCTGGAGGCTACAGCTATGGAGGAGCGCAAGCGGGAGCAGGCGGTGGCTACGCCGGAGGCGGGGGCTATGGAGGGGGCGGGGGCGGTGGTGGCTACGGTGGAGCAGGTGGCGGTGCAGGCGGAGGTTACGGTGGTGGTGACGGCGCAGGGGGAGGCGGTAATGGCGGCGGCGGAGGTGATGCAGGTGCTGGATATTCTTACGACGCACCCAGTACCGCAGCTCCACGGCCAAGCCCAACACCAGGAACACCAGGCACGGTATCTACTAACGCTCCGGAGTACTTGCCACCTGTCGGGGGTGGAAGTGTCTCAATAGGCGGAAGCACGGGGGGTTACACTAGCCCTACTCCAGGATCTAACCCGACTCCCGGCACGAGCCCAACTCCTGGGACGAGCCCGACGCCAGCGCCCACTCCGACCGCCGCGTATCTGCCGCCTAACCCGTCCACTCCAGCCCCACCCCCGCCTCCATCCAGCCCAGCGCCaccgccgccaccgcctccTCCAAGGCAGGATCCAGGCGCCGGATATTTTCTGCCGGTTCCTTCCCCTCCATTCCCGCCTCCAGCCGGGACCCCACCCCCGCCACCTCCCCCAACAGCTGGATACTTGCCTCCTGTCTCGTCACCCGCTCCAACTCCCGGCACCGTATCCACCCCGGCCGCAACGTACTTACCACCagtatttaagaaataa